In a single window of the Caproicibacterium sp. BJN0003 genome:
- a CDS encoding HlyD family efflux transporter periplasmic adaptor subunit, with protein MTNPKIKKIVATFAALLIFTFLGYQIYRVNFAKQVTEEALYKTVSEKIQATGYAIRSENVITNPYGGVLQYAVSDGGRVSSNGTVATAYSSVATAGTKDQLDSLKNEKQLLTDLQNPGNSYADSLETVGQQISKQMISLLNNSESGTSITADKQQLQYLLNKRQIIAGKSPDFSSRLSEIETKITQLSGTSNGQALGTVTTDKAGFFSSHVDGYENLFPINSVTTLTADDLEKEYPKGTVQDHTVGKVVNDFFWYFACTVPAKDANRFKLENTVTLSFPFASADEIPATIVAINQQDENSDAAIILKCDRMNANLVNLRKETAEVTVNQYSGIQVSQKAIHFETLTKDVKQADGTVTKQTQKVPGVYVMYGTEMRFCQIVQLYGDGTYVYCDPSPSADALMTDDTVKQYDQVIIEGTDLYDGKVID; from the coding sequence ATGACAAATCCTAAAATCAAAAAAATTGTAGCAACATTTGCTGCATTGTTGATTTTTACTTTTTTGGGTTATCAAATTTACCGGGTCAATTTTGCAAAACAAGTGACCGAAGAGGCGCTCTATAAGACTGTTTCTGAAAAAATACAGGCAACCGGATATGCCATTCGCAGTGAAAACGTGATTACGAATCCTTATGGCGGCGTTTTGCAGTATGCGGTTTCCGACGGTGGCCGTGTATCAAGCAATGGTACAGTAGCAACTGCGTACAGCAGTGTGGCAACAGCTGGAACGAAAGATCAGCTGGATTCTCTTAAAAACGAGAAACAACTTTTGACCGATCTGCAAAATCCCGGTAATTCCTATGCGGACAGCTTAGAGACAGTTGGCCAGCAGATTTCAAAGCAGATGATTTCTCTTTTAAACAATTCCGAATCCGGAACCAGCATTACGGCAGATAAACAGCAACTTCAGTATCTGCTAAATAAACGCCAAATTATTGCAGGAAAATCTCCGGACTTCTCCAGCCGACTTTCTGAAATTGAAACAAAGATTACACAGCTTAGCGGGACAAGCAATGGACAGGCTCTTGGAACGGTTACAACCGATAAAGCAGGCTTCTTTTCCAGCCATGTTGATGGATATGAGAATTTATTTCCGATCAATTCTGTTACCACATTGACGGCTGATGATCTGGAAAAAGAGTATCCAAAAGGAACGGTACAGGATCATACGGTAGGGAAGGTCGTCAATGACTTTTTTTGGTATTTTGCCTGTACAGTTCCGGCAAAAGATGCAAATCGTTTTAAATTGGAAAATACGGTAACACTTTCTTTTCCTTTTGCGTCTGCTGATGAGATTCCGGCAACGATAGTGGCAATCAATCAGCAAGATGAAAATTCAGATGCGGCGATCATTTTAAAATGTGACAGAATGAATGCGAACCTTGTAAATTTGAGAAAAGAAACCGCAGAGGTTACTGTGAATCAATATAGCGGCATTCAGGTCAGTCAAAAAGCAATTCACTTTGAAACTTTGACAAAGGATGTTAAGCAGGCAGATGGAACTGTTACAAAACAAACGCAAAAAGTTCCGGGCGTTTATGTAATGTATGGAACTGAAATGCGCTTCTGCCAAATCGTTCAGCTTTATGGTGATGGGACATATGTTTACTGTGATCCTTCTCCAAGTGCGGATGCGCTGATGACGGATGATACCGTAAA
- the miaA gene encoding tRNA (adenosine(37)-N6)-dimethylallyltransferase MiaA yields MSERIPVGAVVGPTASGKSRLAVALCKSLSGEVISADSMQIYHGIPIGTAQPSQKEMKNISHHLIGFLPLDQPFSVADYVKLAEQTVNEVRSRGKFPMLCGGTGLYIRSFLHHIDFDQAVGDHVFRTALEKRWEKGEGDLLYRELQTLDAKAAEKIHPNNEIRVIRALELLKSTGKTAKEREKESRMIPSPYDCCMIGLNFRSREILYQRINERVDQMMKQGLLEEAEKVFREAKGSTAIQAIGYKELKPYFEGTCSLPEAVDCLKQHTRNYAKRQLTWFRREEKIHWLFIEDYPDFTALCQAALHIFETNWRANKE; encoded by the coding sequence TTGTCAGAACGAATTCCAGTTGGAGCAGTTGTAGGCCCAACTGCTTCCGGAAAGAGTCGGCTGGCGGTTGCGCTTTGTAAAAGCCTTTCCGGAGAAGTGATTTCAGCGGATTCTATGCAAATTTATCACGGAATTCCGATCGGAACGGCACAACCTTCTCAGAAAGAAATGAAAAACATTTCGCACCATTTGATTGGATTTTTGCCGCTCGATCAGCCTTTTAGTGTAGCAGATTATGTAAAGCTGGCGGAACAAACAGTAAATGAGGTGCGAAGCAGAGGAAAATTTCCAATGTTGTGCGGTGGGACGGGCCTTTATATTCGCAGCTTTTTACATCATATTGATTTTGATCAGGCTGTAGGAGATCATGTTTTTCGTACTGCGCTAGAAAAGCGCTGGGAAAAAGGAGAGGGTGATCTTCTGTATCGAGAACTGCAGACACTGGATGCGAAGGCTGCAGAGAAGATTCATCCGAATAACGAGATTCGAGTGATTCGTGCACTAGAGCTTTTGAAGTCTACGGGAAAAACTGCTAAGGAGCGAGAAAAAGAGTCTCGAATGATTCCTAGCCCATATGATTGCTGCATGATAGGACTTAATTTTCGCAGCCGCGAGATCCTTTATCAAAGGATTAATGAGCGAGTAGATCAAATGATGAAGCAAGGGCTTTTGGAAGAAGCCGAAAAAGTGTTTCGTGAGGCGAAGGGGTCCACTGCGATTCAGGCGATTGGTTATAAAGAATTAAAGCCTTATTTTGAAGGGACCTGTTCTTTGCCCGAAGCTGTGGATTGTTTAAAGCAGCATACCAGAAATTATGCGAAACGGCAGTTGACATGGTTTCGCCGCGAAGAAAAGATACATTGGCTTTTTATTGAAGACTATCCTGATTTTACGGCGCTTTGTCAAGCTGCGCTGCATATTTTCGAGACAAATTGGAGGGCTAACAAAGAATGA
- the mutL gene encoding DNA mismatch repair endonuclease MutL, producing MAKINVLDKHVAELIAAGEVVERPSSVIKELVENAVDAGASAVTVEIKNGGVTFMRVTDNGCGIAREDVSNAFLRHATSKVFSQNDLEHIGTLGFRGEALASICAVSHVELLTRTKEELAGTRYVISGGEKEVCEDAGCASGTTILVRDLFYNTPARMKFLKKDVTEGNAVASIIDHEALSRPDISFRFLRDGKETLQTPGDGKLKNSIYAVYGREFTSGLIPVEYTLDRVRVWGFIGKPTASRPNRSMQNFFLNGRYVRSKTAMVSLEQAFKGSIMVGKFPTCVLHIEMDCSAVDVNVHPSKMEVRFYQEKPVFDAVYHAVKSALNVGDKPNVLKFSPVQSAASQIIPPYQQTRTVEQLQIAQKAAPTILQDSKQNFYSQAFLDGNRAPLQKDAQESALQSSLPENEPKPISFGNPQEEKIKETDSQNLVEESPAPLVQKEKEQPQSPQQTLKLVGEAFGTYIILERGGDELLLIDKHAAHERMIYEKLRREAGDIPQQMLLQPIPVVLEKNEYAAVLDHLDMFEKAGFGLEDFGTGTILIRSAPILLIEDAASAVMEMAGYLAQNKTDISTEKQDWLYHNVACRAAVKAGDESSPMELADLALRLERNPDIRYCPHGRPISIVLKRKDLERQFGRIQ from the coding sequence TTGGCAAAAATCAATGTTTTGGATAAACATGTGGCAGAATTAATTGCTGCAGGAGAAGTTGTTGAACGCCCCAGCTCCGTCATTAAAGAGCTGGTAGAGAATGCGGTAGATGCAGGAGCTTCTGCAGTTACTGTGGAAATTAAAAACGGCGGAGTCACCTTTATGCGGGTTACGGATAATGGTTGTGGAATTGCACGGGAAGATGTTTCGAATGCTTTTTTGCGTCACGCTACCAGTAAGGTGTTTTCACAAAATGATTTGGAACATATCGGAACATTAGGGTTTCGAGGAGAAGCACTTGCTTCTATTTGTGCAGTTTCCCATGTGGAATTGCTGACCAGAACAAAAGAAGAATTGGCGGGAACCCGCTATGTAATTTCCGGCGGAGAAAAAGAAGTCTGCGAAGATGCCGGATGTGCTTCTGGAACGACGATTTTAGTGCGGGATCTTTTTTATAATACACCGGCCCGAATGAAATTCTTAAAAAAAGATGTGACGGAAGGAAACGCAGTAGCTTCTATTATTGATCATGAAGCTTTATCGCGTCCGGATATTAGCTTTCGTTTTTTGCGCGATGGAAAGGAAACGCTTCAGACACCGGGGGATGGAAAACTTAAAAATTCCATTTATGCTGTTTACGGAAGAGAATTTACTTCCGGATTGATTCCGGTGGAATATACGCTTGATAGGGTCCGCGTTTGGGGATTTATCGGGAAACCGACGGCTTCCAGACCAAATCGCAGTATGCAGAATTTCTTTTTAAATGGCCGCTATGTACGATCAAAAACAGCCATGGTTTCTTTGGAGCAGGCATTTAAAGGGTCTATTATGGTTGGTAAGTTTCCAACTTGTGTGCTGCATATTGAAATGGATTGTTCTGCTGTTGATGTCAATGTGCATCCTTCTAAAATGGAGGTTCGCTTTTATCAGGAGAAACCGGTTTTCGATGCGGTTTATCACGCGGTGAAATCGGCTCTGAATGTAGGCGATAAACCAAATGTATTAAAATTTTCTCCTGTACAATCTGCGGCGAGTCAGATCATACCGCCTTATCAACAGACCAGAACTGTTGAGCAGCTGCAGATTGCTCAAAAAGCAGCCCCGACTATCCTGCAGGACTCAAAGCAAAATTTCTATTCTCAAGCTTTTTTAGATGGTAATCGAGCTCCACTGCAAAAAGATGCACAGGAGTCTGCCTTGCAGTCCTCTCTTCCCGAAAACGAGCCTAAACCCATATCTTTTGGAAATCCGCAGGAAGAGAAAATAAAGGAAACGGATTCGCAAAATCTGGTGGAAGAAAGTCCTGCGCCACTAGTGCAAAAAGAAAAAGAGCAGCCGCAGTCTCCTCAGCAAACATTGAAACTTGTGGGAGAAGCGTTCGGAACTTATATTATTCTCGAACGAGGGGGAGACGAGCTTTTACTAATTGATAAGCACGCGGCTCATGAGCGTATGATTTATGAAAAACTTCGCCGTGAGGCCGGAGACATTCCACAGCAGATGCTTTTGCAGCCAATTCCCGTTGTGTTGGAAAAGAACGAATATGCGGCGGTCCTTGATCATCTGGATATGTTTGAAAAAGCCGGATTTGGGTTGGAGGACTTTGGTACCGGGACCATTCTAATTCGAAGCGCGCCAATTTTATTAATTGAAGATGCAGCTTCTGCGGTTATGGAGATGGCGGGATATCTTGCGCAAAATAAAACGGATATTTCAACTGAAAAGCAGGATTGGCTTTATCACAATGTTGCCTGTCGAGCGGCGGTCAAGGCGGGAGATGAGAGTTCTCCGATGGAACTTGCTGATTTGGCCCTGCGGCTGGAAAGAAATCCAGACATTCGTTATTGCCCACATGGACGTCCGATTTCTATTGTTTTAAAACGAAAAGATTTGGAACGTCAGTTTGGCAGAATTCAGTGA